The Pirellulaceae bacterium region TCCCTTACCTCGAACGTAGGTGTCTCCACCTGCAGTTTCAATTTTGACACCGCCTGCGGCACCGCCCACTGTGACCCCGCCCTCGGTAGTACCGCTTCCACGACCACCCACCACAGTAATCGTATGACCACCCTCTGTGGTAAAGGACTTTGACTGAAATCCACTTCCTGATTCAGTGCTCCGCGCAGAGGTCGTGGCTGCGCGGTTTGTTCCCGATGGGTTCAAGAAGTCATCGAGCTGATTGGAGGTTGGCCTTTGAAAGGACTGTCCGGATTGGAAGGCTGTCCCGGCCGAATGTGGTCGAGCGGCAACATTCGAGGCTCTTGCCTCACCGGTTCCAAGAGCTGGCCGATTGGCAGCCACTGCGGGGCGTGACGCAGTCGTTGCCGCCAGCGTCGTGTTATGCGGTACGGTCCGGCTAAGTGAAGGGCTGCGATTTGCAGATTGACTCAGCGAACCGGCTGTAGCGCGATTGATCGCGGGGCTGGCTGCAGGCCGGCTGAAGCCCGCATTACCGGCAGAACGTGACATTCCACCACCTGAAAAACCACCGCCACCACCGCGCATCCCACCACCTCGAGCGACGGCAAGCTGGGAACTCAATACCCATACTGCAATCAACAATCCCAGCCCAGCCACACTGAAAAAACGCATCGCGAACTCCTAGTTATTATCTCTGGCTAATGTTTGATTGCGCTATGATTACTGACAGGACCCGGCTCTTCAGCAATCTAAGGTTCTTGGATTACTGTTCAGTATCAGGCTTAGACTCTATGTCAGGCTGTTCAGCTTGACTAGCTGCGCCTGCTTGATGAGGACTGTCGCTAGCGCGTGGTTGCTGACCGGATTCTACGCCAGCACGAACGACCAGGACATTCTCGATGTTAGGCAAGAACTCCGCCCCCACGCGACGCCCAAAGGACCTCCACCTATAGCTGTTCTGGTCCACTGGGGAATAGACGTTGGTACTCTCTGCCAAGCGACCATCCGCCAAAGTCATTTTCGATCGAACGATCCAGTCATTTCCAACTGATTTCCAGGTTCCCTCACCGTGGCCTCCATCGGAATCGAAAACCCACGAACGAACCTTCTTTTGGGCAGCGTCCCAACCAATGATTTGTACACCTTGAAGGGAATCCATATCCGGCAACGCCAGAGTGAAATTGCTGATCAGGAAGGAATCATTCTTCGCCCATTCTACGTGCGTCACTACGCGCGAGTCCACTGAATCATCTATCCAGGATCCAACCATCCAGGCCAAAGGCTGCAAGTTGGGATGGCCAGAACTCTCAGGCACTACGAACTCGCGTAACGTCGCGATTTTCCAGCCCTTCTCGCCTAGGACATGGACGGCTTCATAGGAAGCCTGGCTGAGAGTCGTACCCTCCATACTGAAAATCGCTGTGCCCTCCTCGATGACGACTTGAGGAGCGACGACTCGGATGCTGACATCGCGAACATCCAGCGTTGCCTTGCCCGCCAGACCAGCTCTTAATTCTGCCGCAATGTTTTCTTTGCCTTCAAAACGCATCCCGAAAGAATTGACCCAGACGGCGTCATCGCTCCAAGCGTCTACTAGCGAATTGACATCTCCACCATTGAAGGCGGCAATATAATCCGCGATCGCCTTGCGAACTGCGGCTTCGTCGGCAAATGCACTCGACCCCATCAGGCTGCACAGTAGTACGACAATGAACTGAAACAATGATTTTCGCATCTGAACTCAGTATCGCAAAAGATAGTTGAAAGCGCTGCTCACCAAACGCATCACAGCC contains the following coding sequences:
- a CDS encoding SgcJ/EcaC family oxidoreductase; the protein is MRKSLFQFIVVLLCSLMGSSAFADEAAVRKAIADYIAAFNGGDVNSLVDAWSDDAVWVNSFGMRFEGKENIAAELRAGLAGKATLDVRDVSIRVVAPQVVIEEGTAIFSMEGTTLSQASYEAVHVLGEKGWKIATLREFVVPESSGHPNLQPLAWMVGSWIDDSVDSRVVTHVEWAKNDSFLISNFTLALPDMDSLQGVQIIGWDAAQKKVRSWVFDSDGGHGEGTWKSVGNDWIVRSKMTLADGRLAESTNVYSPVDQNSYRWRSFGRRVGAEFLPNIENVLVVRAGVESGQQPRASDSPHQAGAASQAEQPDIESKPDTEQ